A region from the Brassica napus cultivar Da-Ae chromosome C8, Da-Ae, whole genome shotgun sequence genome encodes:
- the LOC106444041 gene encoding homeobox-leucine zipper protein HDG4-like, with protein sequence MYEDHQVAKSGKEGGHMVTNYSDNIFGSASSSPTGTVQNPNFKRSTFLNPNFSYVIPKEEYGMMSMTENGSAWSGNNPVEDSAIEQQLPPVKKKRLHRHSTHQIQEMEAFFKVNPHPNDDDKTRLSEELGLTPLQVKFWFQNRRNQIKTQQDRTDNVMLKAENETLKTENRKLQFDLQRLSCSSCGGSREKLHLENSRLRQELDRLHSIASLMNPCLPPPQTARLFPDMNDNITNNLLITEEDKAIAMDLAVSCVQELAKMCATNEPLWSKKGSENDRISLNEDVYKKMFQWPSVDDNHFRREASRANTVVIMNSITLVNAFLDADKWSEMFCSIVSRAKTIQIIYSGVSGASGSLLLMYAELQVLSPLVPTREIYFLRYVKQNAEAGKWMIVDFPVDGLIKPASGITTTDQYRRKPSGFIIQDMSNGYSQITWVEHVEVEEKHVHHKMVREYVESGAAFGAERWLAVLRRQCERMASLMATNITDLGVIPSVEAKRKLMKLSQSMVRTYCLTISNSYGQALSESPKETVIITTRKVCGGVVLCGVSTTLLPYSHHQVFDLLRHDHGRSQMEMLFSENPFQEVAHIANGSHPGNCISLLHFHGASSSNNVEWMLQETCTDNSGSLVVYSTVHANAVQLAMNGEDPSRISLLPLGFSVVPVNQPHVVEGISVNLDSCLLTVAIQVLVSNATTAALNLSTTAINNRICSTVYRISSALGSPLLPEIPSSFKQEISN encoded by the exons atgtacgaAGATCATCAAGTGGCGAAATCAGGCAAAGAAGGAGGACACATGGTTACTAATTACTCCGACAACATTTTCGGTTCGGCGTCTTCGTCTCCGACAGGAACGGTCCAAAACCCGAATTTCAAACGTAGCACCTTCCTAAACCCTAACTTCTCCTACGTTATCCCG AAGGAAGAGTATGGGATGATGAGCATGACTGAAAACGGGTCAGCTTGGTCGGGTAATAACCCGGTTGAGGATAGCGCAATCGAACAACAGCTTCCTCCGGTTAAGAAGAAACGCTTACATAGACACAGTACTCATCAGATTCAAGAAATGGAAGC ATTCTTCAAAGTAAATCCTCATCCGAATGACGATGACAAAACCAGATTAAGTGAAGAACTTGGTCTCACGCCTCTACAAGTCAAGTTTTGGTTTCAAAATCGACGTAACCAAATAAAg ACGCAACAAGACAGAACAGATAATGTGATGCTAAAAGCAGAGAACGAGACTCTTAAGACAGAGAACCGGAAGCTTCAGTTCGATCTACAACGCCTCTCCTGCTCATCTTGTGGCGGCTCTAGAGAGAAACTCCACCTCGAAAACTCCCGCCTCCGCCAAGAG CTTGACCGATTACACAGCATTGCCTCATTGATGAATCCTTGTCTTCCTCCACCACAAACAGCCCGTCTTTTCCCAGACATGAACGATAACATAACCAACAACTTGTTAATTACGGAAGAAGATAAGGCGATTGCAATGGATCTTGCGGTTTCTTGCGTTCAAGAGTTAGCGAAGATGTGTGCCACAAATGAGCCGTTGTGGAGCAAGAAGGGATCAGAAAACGACAGAATCTCTCTTAATGAGGACGTGTACAAGAAGATGTTCCAATGGCCTTCAGTGGATGATAATCATTTTCGCAGAGAAGCTTCAAGAGCTAACACAGTCGTCATCATGAACAGCATAACTCTTGTCAACGCATTCCTTGATGCT GATAAATGGTCGGAGATGTTTTGCTCGATAGTGTCAAGAGCCAAAACAATTCAGATCATTTATTCAGGAGTTTCTGGAGCAAGTGGGTCTCTTCTTCTG ATGTATGCAGAGTTACAAGTGCTATCTCCATTAGTACCAACAAGAGAAATTTACTTTCTACGGTATGTGAAGCAAAACGCAGAAGCTGGAAAATGGATGATTGTAGATTTCCCGGTTGACGGTTTGATCAAACCAGCTTCGGGTATTACTACTACTGATCAGTACCGGAGAAAACCTTCTGGTTTCATCATTCAGGACATGTCTAACGGATACTCTCAGATCACGTGGGTTGAGCACGTGGAAGTGGAGGAGAAGCACGTGCACCACAAGATGGTTAGAGAGTATGTAGAGAGCGGCGCAGCCTTTGGTGCTGAAAGATGGCTAGCTGTGTTGCGGAGACAGTGTGAGAGGATGGCTAGTCTCATGGCTACAAACATCACTGACCTTGGAG TGATACCGTCTGTAGAAGCAAAGAGGAAGTTGATGAAGCTGTCACAGAGTATGGTCAGAACTTACTGTCTGACCATAAGCAATTCGTACGGACAAGCACTGTCTGAATCACCAAAAGAGACGGTGATAATCACGACCAGGAAAGTTTGTGGTGGTGTTGTTCTATGTGGCGTCTCCACCACGTTGCTTCCTTATTCTCATCATCAAGTCTTCGATCTTCTACGCCACGATCATGGTCGCTCTCAG ATGGAGATGTTGTTCAGTGAGAACCCGTTTCAAGAAGTAGCTCATATCGCAAATGGATCACATCCTGGAAACTGCATTTCTCTTCTTCACTTCCAT GGGGCTAGTAGTTCAAATAATGTAGAGTGGATGCTTCAAGAAACATGCACTGATAACTCCGGCAGTCTCGTGGTTTACTCCACCGTCCACGCCAACGCTGTTCAGCTCGCTATGAACGGCGAGGATCCTTCTAGAATTTCTCTTTTGCCCTTAGGGTTCTCTGTTGTTCCTGTGAATCAACCCCATGTCGTTGAGGGCATTTCCGTCAATTTGGATTCGTGTTTGCTCACCGTTGCGATACAGGTCTTGGTGAGCAACGCCACCACAGCAGCACTCAACCTTTCCACTACAGCTATCAACAACCGTATTTGCTCAACTGTCTACCGTATCTCCTCCGCTCTCGGAAGTCCTCTGCTGCCGGAGATTCCGTCGAGCTTTAAACAAGAAATAAGCAACTAA
- the LOC106453755 gene encoding uncharacterized protein LOC106453755, whose product MSPPKLNDEEIDRAGEASADAALVYLRKEDWEKVSTWLIKSKPLRIGPSLLDAEIGTRLMDRTEWLHNSEIDAMMYVYRERTSLKRWKLHRVAFMSVVFSNMIKKEYESFKAGIRKYKLHDLLVQYGKGVLPPHGQTQEIWNVDVDRLYVPVHVSGNHWIALCISFVTRSIDVFDCSGRKRYKELDGFANLVPRIVKAVQPPSYQKDFTFAAYTVHYVPMGKLNKSACDCGVYTIKFIECHSLGLKLSMVNDGNIKEARHRILWDLWEAANDPELVERMSNYEPPECLTSTVEEIL is encoded by the exons ATGTCCCCACCGAAGTTAAATGATGAGGAAATAGATCGAGCCGGAGAAGCCTCAGCAGATGCGGCATTGGTGTATCTTCGTAAAGAGGATTGGGAAAAAGTTAGCACTTGGTTAATTAAATCCAA ACCTCTACGGATTGGACCTTCATTGTTAGATGCTGAGATTGGTACTCGTCTTATGGATAGAACCGAGTGGCTTCACAACTCG GAGATTGACGCCATGATGTACGTATACAGGGAGAGAACATCTCTGAAACGATGGAAACTTCACCGTGTCGCCTTCATGTCTGTTGTCTTCAGCAACATGATTAAAAAGGAGTATGAGAGTTTCAAGGCGGGTATAAGAAAATACAAGCTTCATGATTTGCTAGTGCAGTACGGCAAAGGGGTCCTTCCACCACATGGACAGACACAAGAGATATGGAATGTAGATGTGGATCGACTGTATGTCCCTGTTCATGTTAGCGGGAATCATTGGATCGCATTGTGTATCAGTTTCGTGACGAGGAGCATTGATGTGTTTGATTGCTCGGGCAGAAAAAGGTACAAGGAATTGGATGGGTTCGCAAATCTTGTTCCTCGTATTGTCAAGGCAGTTCAGCCACCGAGTTACCAGAAGGACTTTACGTTCGCTGCATATACGGTTCACTATGTCCCCATGGGTAAGCTGAATAAAAGTGcatgtgattgtggtgtctatacAATAAAGTTCATCGAGTGCCACTCGCTTGGATTGAAGTTGTCGATGGTGAATGATGGTAACATCAAAGAAGCTCGCCACAGAATTTTGTGGGATCTATGGGAAGCGGCAAACGACCCGGAATTGGTTGAGAGGATGTCAAATTATGAACCTCCAGAGTGTCTCACTTCAACCGTAGAAGAGATTCTGTGA
- the LOC111208912 gene encoding uncharacterized protein LOC111208912, translating into MHIYTTCGLWELGATTGWIFEADGKGGRLLLVESNCTLDELKRMILEDFGMEEEIIADLELSYLPAELINTSGCPPVIIANDRQLHNFVRFVQKSASTRLCVTCKAKAENPNKEAFDLNKPPADPCTHEEKGNSFDNGDESAPVYAERQGNKKNEKRKGVAVDEDGDYDADTMISEKENIHKMSKFSLLHVVKVGQFFENKTLLKATFEMCAMKHNFDYQVIKTDRQLWYVRCADNACNWGVRAECLKDSSYFMIKKYVGKHTCAPSSKTKAGKTASAKTIGSLIMHKYVGVKEGPKCNDIIQIMRSDHGCEISKSLAWDAREYAISAVRGIPERSYGKIPKYLHMLREANPGTHTSYEIDGNENFRYLFIAFGQSIRGFNRVMRRVIVIDGTFLKNKYKGVLLVATALDGNSNLYPIAFGIVDSENERSWEWFMRQLKVVIADDHDLAFISDRHGSIAKAIENVYPSARHGICIHHLLNNVVTYFHGKGLAGLVSKASKAYRVSEFEKTFATVCNISPAIGDYLREADVQKWARCQFPGYRYDIRTTNPAESINSALRSPREYPVIPLLDSIREMLTQWFYERKKLISKHKHPLTKDVEKKIERRIGKGATFVVYPVSAGRLLVRGDKFDCLVDLDRRTCSCGKYTLMKIPCRHAIKAGFHVGREPHTLTDLMYTTGAWREAYEESINPIDVPEDAWSIPEDVKKVIVLPPQTRRSVGRKRKRRYETAEDKIRSSQISRRKQPRKCSRCGISGHNRATCQVPI; encoded by the coding sequence ATGCATATCTATACAACATGTGGTCTTTGGGAATTAGGTGCAACTACGGGATGGATTTTTGAGGCTGATGGCAAAGGGGGTAGGCTATTGTTAGTGGAATCAAATTGTACTTTAGATGAATTAAAAAGGATGATTTTGGAGGATTTTGGTATGGAAGAAGAAATCATAGCCGATTTGGAGTTAAGTTATCTACCTGCTGAGTTGATCAATACTTCAGGATGTCCacctgtgatcattgcaaacGATCGTCAGCTTCATAATTTTGTTCGATTTGTTCAAAAGAGTGCTTCTACTCGATTGTGTGTAACATGTAAAGCCAAGGCTGAGAATCCGAATAAAGAAGCCTTTGATCTTAACAAACCGCCAGCTGATCCATGTACTCATGAAGAGAAAGGAAACTCGTTTGACAATGGGGACGAATCAGCTCCTGTGTATGCTGAGAGGCAGGGGAATAAGAAGAATGAAAAGCGGAAAGGAGTCGCAGTTGATGAGGATGGGGACTATGATGCTGATACCATGATCTCTGAAAAAGAGAACATACATAAAATGTCAAAGTTTTCTCTGCTCCATGTTGTTAAGGTCGGACAATTTTTTGAGAACAAAACTTTGTTGAAGGCGACTTTCGAGATGTGTGCAATGAAGCATAACTTTGACTACCAGGTTATCAAAACGGATAGACAACTTTGGTATGTTAGATGTGCAGATAATGCATGCAATTGGGGTGTTCGAGCAGAGTGTCTGAAGGATTCATCATATTTCATGATCAAGAAGTATGTCGGTAAACATACATGCGCACCTTCAAGCAAAACCAAAGCGGGTAAGACTGCTTCAGCAAAAACAATAGGCAGTCTGATTATGCATAAGTATGTAGGCGTCAAGGAAGGGCCGAAATGTAATGATATCATACAGATTATGCGTAGTGATCATGGATGCGAGATATCAAAATCTTTAGCATGGGATGCGCGTGAATATGCGATCAGTGCAGTTAGAGGTATTCCAGAGAGAAGTTATGGGAAAATACCAAAATACTTGCACATGCTGAGAGAGGCTAATCCAGGTACACACACATCCTATGAGATTGACGGAAATGAGAACTTTCGTTACCTATTTATTGCATTTGGGCAATCGATAAGAGGATTTAACAGAGTCATGAGGCGGGTTATTGTGATCGATGGGACCTTTTTGAAGAATAAATACAAAGGAGTTTTACTGGTTGCTACGGCTTTAGACGGAAATTCAAATTTGTATCCTATTGCGTTTGGAATAGTCGACTCAGAGAATGAGcgttcttgggaatggtttatgaGACAACTTAAGGTTGTCATTGCAGATGATCATGATTTGGCTTTTATTTCAGACAGACATGGGTCTATCGCTAAGGCAATTGAAAACGTGTATCCATCAGCCAGACACGGgatttgtattcatcatttgttgaataatgtgGTCACATATTTCCATGGGAAAGGACTTGCTGGGTTGGTTTCAAAGGCGTCCAAGGCTTATCGAGTTTCTGAGTTTGAGAAGACATTTGCTACTGTGTGTAATATCAGTCCGGCAATTGGAGATTATCTTAGGGAAGCTGATGTGCAAAAATGGGCTAGATGTCAATTCCCTGGATACAGATACGACATAAGGACAACCAATCCTGCTGAATCTATCAACTCTGCTTTGCGTTCACCGAGAGAGTATCCAGTCATCCCTTTGTTAGACAGTATCAGGGAAATGTTAACACAATGGTTTTATGAGCGTAAGAAACTGATTTCAAAGCATAAACATCCTCTGACTAAAGatgtagagaaaaaaatagagaggaGAATCGGGAAAGGCGCCACATTTGTAGTTTACCCTGTCAGTGCTGGTCGATTGCTTGTTAGAGGTGATAAATTCGACTGCTTAGTTGATTTGGATAGAAGGACTTGTTCATGTGGAAAGTACACCCTTATGAAGATCCCTTGTAGGCACGCAATTAAAGCTGGTTTTCATGTTGGAAGAGAGCCACACACATTGACTGATTTGATGTATACTACAGGAGCTTGGAGAGAAGCTTATGAAGAAAGCATAAATCCTATTGATGTTCCTGAGGATGCTTGGTCTATACCAGAAGATGTTAAGAAAGTCATTGTTTTACCACCACAGACAAGAAGATCAGttggaagaaaaagaaaacgcaGATATGAAACTGCGGAAGACAAAATTCGGTCATCGCAAATATCACGAAGAAAGCAGCCTCGGAAGTGTAGTAGATGTGGTATTAGTGGGCACAACAGAGCAACTTGTCAAGTACCAATATAG
- the LOC106433625 gene encoding uncharacterized protein LOC106433625, translating to MELELPKRVYAEGLEPQVKKINNCCRMELIRDLKKAMPAEYDDVKIDPVFKHIMAIAENNLKFSGKLVDSFLCKQLITSKMHEKWFIFARKPLRFSLQEYHTVTGLKISRESSCDVIKWKSDGGFWSELLRTGGKITLQSIKKVHLQEVHSWSRRDRMRLIYLCVIMGVVMGRDEKVNIPHMYIKLVMDLEKLRNFHWGLHSYDFLLSSIEKVRKKLGKKNSYIFEGFSYAFQIWIMEAIPDFGEICGSKVSDSFCGPRCGNWKGVAKVSYEDIIQLEESFTEKGDLFSVISVSGNGDVLRDADYTRKDEMEDERVELLLDRIKKNFDWSNTEWPVIEDEETEMEEADTESEADKSVDATDIAADVETSSVHVAGRGKRKIQDEGAESRKKKLLCKRTAEKKQSIDQETKSFIEGLVHSSISSLGDILRAQMASMESMFKERIGNMEIEVSQLREAISLRAEGSVPKSKTDEAAPKTKTAQAPAKKKVNQAQAQAPAKEKVLPKRKCRT from the exons ATGGAGTTAGAGCTACCTAAGCGAGTGTATGCAGAGGGTTTAGAACCTCAGGTGAAGAAGATCAATAACTGCTGCCGCATGGAACTTATCAGAGATCTGAAGAAAGCTATGCCTGCGGAGTACGATGATGTCAAGATAGATCCTGTTTTCAAACATATCATGGCGATTGCGGAAAATAACCTCAAGTTTTCGGGGAAATTGGTGGATAGCTTCTTGTGTAAGCAGCTGATTACCTCGAAGATGCATGAGAAGTGGTTTATATTTGCAAGGAAGCCTCTCCGGTTTTCGCTTCAGGAGTACCACACTGTGACAGGCCTCAAGATCTCGCGGGAAAGTAGCTGTGACGTAATTAAATGGAAAAGTGATGGCGGATTTTGGAGTGAACTACTAAGGACAGGTGGTAAGATCACCTTGCAGTCGATCAAAAAGGTGCATCTACAAGAAGTTCACAGCTGGTCTCGGCGTGATAGGATGAGGTTGATCTACTTGTGTGTGATAATGGGTGTGGTGAtggggagagatgagaaggtgAACATCCCTCATATGTACATCAAGCTGGTGATGGATCTCGAGAAGCTTCGGAACTTCCATTGGGGTCTTCACTCCTACGACTTCTTACTGAGTTCCATTGAGAAGGTTAGGAAGAAGTTGGGTAAGAAGAACAGCTACATTTTCGAGGGGTTCTCCTATGCGTTCCAGATTTGGATTATGGAAGCAATTCCGGATTTTGGAGAAATATGTGGCAGCAAAGTCTCGGACAGTTTCTGCGGTCCAAGGTGTGGAAATTGGAAAGGAGTTGCAAAAGTTTCTTATGAAGACATCATTCAACTTGAGGAATCGTTTACTGAGAAG GGAGATTTGTTCTCGGTAATTTCAGTAAGTGGCAATGGTGATGTGTTGAGGGATGCTGATTATACAAGGAAGGATGAGATGGAAGATGAGCGTGTGGAGCTTCTTCTCGATAGGATTAAAAAGAACTTTGATTGGAGCAACACAGAATGGCCAGTTATAGAGGATGAAGAGACTGAGATGGAGGAAGCCGATACAGAGTCAGAAGCTGATAAGAGTGTGGATGCTACTGATATTGCAGCAGATGTGGAGACATCTTCGGTCCATGTTGCTGGAAGAGGCAAGAGAAAGATTCAGGATGAAGGAGCCGAGTcaagaaagaagaagttgttgTGTAAGCGAACAgcagaaaaaaaacagagtattgATCAAGAAACTAAGAGTTTCATTGAGGGTTTGGTCCACTCATCTATCAGTTCCTTGGGCGATATACTCAGAGCGCAAATGGCGAGTATGGAGAGCATGTTCAAAGAGAGGATCGGCAACATGGAGATCGAGGTTTCACAGCTCAGGGAAGCAATCAGTTTGAGGGCAGAAGGAAGCGTTCCTAAGAGCAAAACCGATGAAGCTGCGCCTAAGACCAAAACCGCTCAAGCTCCTGCAAAGAAAAAGGTCAATCAAGCTCAAGCTCAAGCTCCAGCAAAGGAAAAGGTACTTCCTAAAAGAAAGTGTAGAACTTGA